One window of Quercus robur chromosome 5, dhQueRobu3.1, whole genome shotgun sequence genomic DNA carries:
- the LOC126727520 gene encoding agglutinin-like produces MEEVLTVGPWGGEGGSRWSFVENKGGIIEMEIVHGGAIDSISFKCGDEYGVLQHSKKVGGKGGNKTDKISLNWPEEYLTSFSGTVKDLGTHIVICSLSFKSNKTEYGPYGTVAGQPFSYRMEGGVIVGFHGRAGDYVDAIGAYVKIMPKEPDDTLKMVLPVPRGPGPWGGHGGMEWDDGVFPAIGELQLHVGDSVIHAIRVLYESKDGKPIWSPKHGGDGGDQIKTIKLEVSKEFLVRIVGFYGPVKGSDSFKALRSITFYTNKAKYGPYGDEIGDAFTSSVATGKVVGFHGRSGVYLDAIGVHMEYF; encoded by the exons ATGGAGGAGGTCTTGACCGTTGGGCCGTGGGGAGGTGAAGGTGGAAGCCGTTGGAGCTTCGTGGAAAATAAGGGTGGGATCATTGAGATGGAAATTGTTCATGGAGGTGCCATCGattcaatttcattcaaatgTGGAGATGAGTATGGTGTACTCCAGCATTCTAAGAAGGTTGGTGGTAAGGGTGGCAATAAAACTGACAAG ATATCACTCAACTGGCCTGAAGAGTACCTGACATCCTTTAGCGGTACAGTTAAGGACTTGGGGACCCATATTGTAATTTGTTCTCTaagttttaaatcaaataagACTGAATATGGACCCTATGGAACTGTGGCCGGTCAACCATTTTCCTACCGTATGGAGGGTGGCGTAATTGTTGGATTCCATGGTCGTGCTGGTGATTATGTTGATGCCATTGGTGCCTATGTGAAAATAATGCCGAAAGAG CCGGACGATACTTTGAAAATGGTTTTACCTGTACCTCGAGGACCTGGGCCGTGGGGTGGGCATGGCGGGATGGAATGGGATGATGGAGTTTTTCCGGCAATCGGTGAATTGCAATTGCACGTTGGAGATTCAGTGATTCATGCAATTCGTGTGTTGTATGAAAGCAAAGACGGGAAACCTATTTGGTCACCGAAGCATGGTGGAGATGGCGGTGATCAAATTAAGAcg ATAAAACTGGAAGTATCAAAGGAATTTTTGGTTCGCATTGTGGGATTTTATGGGCCTGTTAAAGGGAGCGATAGCTTCAAAGCTTTGCGGTCCATTACATTCTACACAAACAAAGCCAAATATGGACCCTATGGCGATGAGATTGGTGATGCTTTCACATCAAGTGTTGCCACAGGAAAGGTTGTTGGTTTCCATGGAAGAAGTGGTGTCTATTTAGATGCCATAGGAGTGCATATGGAATACTTCTGA